Proteins encoded by one window of Vanacampus margaritifer isolate UIUO_Vmar chromosome 17, RoL_Vmar_1.0, whole genome shotgun sequence:
- the tapbp.1 gene encoding TAP binding protein (tapasin), tandem duplicate 1 — MSGTTVTNIWSICNVFLLSCFVQAFASHACPTLECWYLNEKAAQGGLTTPPSQDKSLLHIRTGGHRAAGLQDSDDPSILRVYHVADPAATLCHWRSRRGSNRKPYCELNRFQPQLSSISWAASLAGQLSPIYLQADWFSAAVQGLDGGPGTSTIMRAHTGTNELDVVLSVSSTTMVVQSRLGEQVLLDCNFWADPASPLHGSGFAVEWRYQSRGSGRVLLAYDGKSDRLVEPPEEGAMMDFEGLHRSGNASLVLQEAKVDHSGIYICMVYMPHLLAQVTIQLEITEPPSLSIHPSPLPLTAPGQSLTVHCEASGFAPHSLELSWELKGPDGKSKLLGPGQLTGHRQAGDGTYSQDTRLELDTSDPELGSGGELTCVARHPGGTRRASVALKVIGFSTPSIEDSMAMVGVALVLYGLIKIVSWTILPSDSNEAAESDKKKK; from the exons CCTTCGCCAGCCACGCCTGTCCCACGTTGGAGTGCTGGTATTTGAACGAGAAGGCGGCTCAAGGCGGCCTAACGACGCCGCCGAGCCAGGACAAGTCCCTGCTTCACATCAGGACAGGTGGCCACCGTGCAGCCGGCCTCCAAGATTCGGATGACCCCAGCATCCTGAGGGTCTACCATGTTGCCG ATCCGGCGGCGACTCTGTGTCACTGGCGCTCTCGCAGAGGTTCAAACCGCAAGCCCTATTGTGAGCTCAACCGGTTCCAGCCGCAGTTGTCCAGCATCTCATGGGCCGCCTCGCTCGCAGGCCAGCTCAGCCCTATATACCTGCAGGCCGACTGGTTTTCTGCCGCCGTTCAGGGGCTGGACGGAGGGCCCGGCACATCCACCATCATGCGCGCGCACACCGGAACCAACGAGCTGGACG TGGTCCTCAGCGTGTCCTCCACGACAATGGTGGTGCAGTCCAGACTCGGGGAGCAGGTTCTACTGGACTGCAATTTCTGGGCCGACCCCGCATCTCCCCTGCACGGATCCGGCTTTGCTGTAGAGTGGCGCTACCAGTCCCGAGGCAGCGGCCGAGTGCTGCTGGCTTACGATGGAAAATCGGACCGGCTGGTCGAGCCGCCGGAGGAAGGCGCCATGATGGACTTTGAGGGGCTGCACCGGAGTGGCAACGCATCTTTGGTGCTGCAGGAAGCCAAAGTGGACCACTCGGGAATATACATATGCATGGTGTACATGCCGCACCTTCTGGCTCAGGTGACCATTCAGCTGGAGATCACAG AACCCCCTTCCttgtccatccacccatcccCGTTGCCCCTCACCGCCCCCGGTCAGTCTTTGACAGTCCACTGCGAGGCCTCAGGCTTCGCCCCCCATTCCCTGGAGCTGAGCTGGGAGTTGAAAGGGCCTGACGGCAAGAGCAAGTTGTTGGGACCCGGCCAACTCACCGGCCACAGGCAGGCCGGGGACGGCACCTACAGCCAGGACACCCGGCTGGAGCTGGACACGTCGGATCCGGAGCTGGGCAGCGGGGGGGAGCTCACCTGCGTTGCCAGGCATCCCGGGGGCACGCGGCGAGCCAGCGTGGCCCTCAAAGTCATCG GTTTCAGCACACCGTCCATCGAGGACTCCATGGCGATGGTGGGCGTGGCCCTGGTGCTCTACGGCCTCATCAAGATCGTCTCCTGGACCATCCTCCCCTCAG ATTCAAACGAAGCAGCGGAATCAGACAAG aaaaaaaagtga
- the daxx gene encoding death domain-associated protein 6 encodes MAAAPAPTSNVIVLEEDNVPQPSSSSRRVQLSAPTHITQSPFTLAKKKQHILQAENHKLFSEFVEHVVAVTQDCPQVLEFLKKNHAKACSNYLSSVEFRNSLGRCLTRLEANRSRVFVYIYELCMVLKQHKDRSRKRKNRENPSTSASDCRQSTSLTSQTVETGAQEQGGNPATEDEKPSTSGLQEDQRKAEKKASRASRKQIAYLENLLKVYNDEICRLQRTDLSLDDLDAEDSLYIQEHKLKRKMMKIYNKLCELKDCTSLTGRILERKILYSDTSYPEISKRIQRYINSAEVSVNPPDYQDILQQVQLASKRHNLRLSNKELERLARKAFTDIGSKIQQRRQQDLLYDFGCQLTSEYKPDNDPALKDTSLLRKLRDNRELGLNRLEDVINKYAAQQDTTDENDKTRRHVEEKDEEEDEEEEDLSSEADIEEEIKASNQQDGPDDDDDDDEDGGNEAEKMRNNEDEPTTGNVSVATATADDEAVTSGLHSDLSMSGISLLSDDTSANHSPSHSEPTQSCAPSPAATEETPRPAVQVTSNQSSGTDPPADINEASSPLTLEMMCHSPITNGTSTPPDHRLSRTRKRKTRGATPEQNHTNGVDREVEVLLDMGVVCVSPPKTTYASDCQLVSSSQSPPPKKNKVNVSTQCDPLEIIELSDSE; translated from the exons ATGGCGGCGGCCCCGGCACCCACCTCAAATGTCATCGTCTTGGAGGAAGACAATGTCCCTCAGCCGTCGTCCTCGTCCCGCCGAGTACAGCTGTCCGCCCCGACCCACATCACCCAGTCGCCTTTCACTTTGGCCAAGAAGAAGCAGCACATTCTACAGGCGGAGAATCACAAGTTGTTCTCCGAG TTCGTGGAGCACGTCGTGGCTGTGACCCAGGACTGCCCTCAAGTGTTGGAATTCCTGAAGAAGAATCACGCCAAAGCCTGCAGCAACTACCTGTCGTCAGTAGAGTTCCGTAACAGCTTGGGCCGATGTTTGACCCGCCTGGAGGCCAACCGTTCCAGGGTGTTTGTCTACATTTATGAACTGTGCATGGTGCTCAAGCAGCACAAAGACAGgagcaggaagaggaagaacCGTGAGAACCCTTCTACCTCAGCGTCGGATTGCCGTCAGTCTACCTCGTTGACCAGCCAGACTGTCGAGACGGGCGCGCAAGAACAAGGAGGGAACCCGGCGACGGAAGACGAGAAGCCGTCCACGTCGGGGCTTCAGGAAGACCAGCGGAAAGCGGAGAAAAAAGCAAGCAGGGCCTCCAGGAAGCAG ATCGCATATCTGGAGAACCTGCTGAAGGTCTACAACGACGAGATCTGCCGCCTGCAGCGAACCGACCTCTCGTTGGACGACCTGGATGCCGAGGACTCTTTGTACATTCAGGAACACAAACTCAAGCGCAAG ATGATGAAGATCTACAACAAGCTGTGCGAGCTGAAGGACTGCACCTCGCTGACGGGCCGAATCCTCGAGCGCAAAATCCTCTACAGTGACACCAGCTATCCTGAGATTAGCAAGAGG ATCCAGCGCTACATCAACAGCGCCGAGGTCTCCGTGAACCCGCCCGACTACCAGGACATCCTCCAGCAGGTCCAGCTGGCCAGCAAGCGGCACAACCTGCGCCTGAGCAACAAGGAGCTGGAGCGGCTCGCCCGCAAGGCGTTCACCGACAtcggcagcaaaatccagcagagGCGCCAGCAGGACCTGCTCTACGACTTCGGCTGCCAACTTACCAGCGAATATAAACCGG ACAACGACCCGGCGCTCAAGGACACCTCGCTGCTCCGGAAGTTACGGGACAACCGCGAACTGGGTCTGAACCGCCTGGAGGACGTCATCAACAAATACGCCGCCCAACAGGACACCACGGACGAGAATGACAAAACGCGGCGGCACGTTGAAGAG AAGgacgaggaggaagatgaggaggaggaggacttgTCCTCAGAAGCAGACATTGAAGAAGAGATCAAAGCTAGCAACCAGCAAGATGGACCAG atgatgacgacgacgacgacgaagatGGCGGCAACGAGGCGGAGAAAATGAGGAACAACGAGGACGAGCCGACGACAGGAAACGTCAGCGTAGCGACAGCGACGGCGGACGACGAGGCCGTCACGAGCGGCCTCCACTCTGACCTCAGCATGTCGGGCATCTCGCTGCTGTCGGACGACACGTCTGCCAACCACAGCCCCAGCCATTCGGAGCCCACGCAGTCCTGCGCGCCCTCGCCCGCCGCAACTGAGGAGACCCCCCGTCCTGCCGTTCAGGTCACCAGCAACCAGAG caGCGGCACCGACCCCCCAGCAGACATCAATGAGGCATCCTCACCTCTGACGCTAGAGATGATGTGCCACTCGCCCATCACCAACGGCACCTCGACACCACCCGACCATAGGCTGAGCCGGACCCGCAAGAGGAAAACGCGGGGCGCCACGCCCGAGCAAAATCACACCAACGGCGTCGACAG AGAGGTGGAGGTGCTGCTTGACATGGGCGTCGTCTGCGTCTCTCCGCCAAAGACCACCTACGCGTCCGACTGCCAGCTTGTCAGCAGCTCGCAATCGCCGCCCCCAAAGAAGAACAAA GTCAACGTCTCCACCCAGTGCGACCCCTTGGAGATCATCGAACTGTCCGACTCGGAATGA